ccgacgatgacgacaatAGCGATGACGAAAGCCTCCGTTCCGCCGCTGAACTGAAACGCCTAGCAGCCGTGCTATACCTTCACTGCGCACTATACGGCGCATCACCCTCCACACCACTGGTGATCGGCTACGTCCGACGCATCCTGCGCCTCGTATCTCACCTGCTTGACTCTGGTTCCCTCGTCAGCATGACCTGGCCTGTCTTCGTAGCGGCCGTTGAGCTGGACCCACTTCACGACGAAGTCTGGCGTGATGACACCGGCGAGAGCGTGGTCTATGGCCGGCCGTTGGTGTTGCGTGCGTTGGCAGCTATGGCCGAGTCGAGTGTGTCGAATGTAGCAAGGACGAGAGCTGTTATTGTGAAGATATGGCAGGCGAGGGACAGTGATATGCTGAAGGGCTCGCCGGTGGATGCGGCGGATGATAGTGTTGCGGGGTGTAATGACTGGGAGTGGTATGTTGCGCCGATTAGTACGGCGATGAGTTTGGCTTGAGGCGCCCTGTTGAAAAAATGAGGAAGTGTTGGATGCACGGGTCACCCCTGACATGTGCTATGCAGCTGCGGTGggcagaagaaagagggcATAGCGCTTTGTTTTGATTACTTGAATGACTATATGACTTGGAAGGTTTTTGTAGAATTAGGGATACTGTTTTGGGATTTTGGATTCAATGTATAGTGACTTGACTCAGATTGATATACTGGACATATTCATTCTTCCTTTACTTTATCCCCTTATCCGTAACAGCATAATGAGCCCAACTGACTTTTGATACTGGAAAAAGAGCGCCCCATAAAATAACATTCCCGAATCTCGcaaaaattatattcttacCAGTAGATACAGCGATCGTCAAGACGTACAAACATAAGCACATAGGTATGTATATACGAAGCCCAAGCAGCATCAGATCAAGCGCATACTTCCTCCAAGCTCCCAATTAAGCATCACAAAACGCCATCGACTGTGTCCTCTTGACGCGTTTCAGAACCATCACCGCTAGCAGGAAGGGTATCAAGAGCCATCTACATCAACCAGTGTCAGAATAGCGTCAAATATGCCCCCACACATCTAATCCGATATGGAACAGCTCACCTCATCAACCGAGACCTTTATTTCCACATCTTTCACACAATTAATCCATCCAGGAAACTATCAGAGCATGAtgatcagcaccaccacccgtAATAATAGTCTATCAATcaagactactactactattattgtAGACTAGACACACACCCACCTGTGTGCGAGCCCAAACGACCAACCGATCCCCTTCTTCAAGACAGGACAGGAACTCagcttcctcaccaccatcttccaCTCTCCAAAATACAACATGTTGTTGCCAGGACCTTTGGATCTTATTCGAAGCCACTCGCTTCGCAATGGCCCCCGGCCTGGCTGGGTCTGGGTCTGGGTTTCCTTCTTTGGGGATGTCCTTGAAATGCAAGCCCTGGTCCTGCAAAACTTGGCGGAAATCTTCGGGTTTAGGCTTGAGATATGATGAAGGATTATCCGACAAGtcagagaggaaggaggaagtatcgtcaacatcaccatctcGCTCAGAGCACAAGATGGACACATCGAACCATGACCAGATGCCCTGGCTTCTATCGCTGCACCATCCTTGGTCGTGGCTCGTGATGTTAAACTGGACGGCAGAGACTCCGCGCGGAAGGGGTGGTGAGATAAGGTACATTGCTGTCCATGGGTGAGAAGTCATAATTTCACTGCGTGGTGGTAGGAGCAGGATCTCTGATCGGCTGCCGTGTGGATGGAAATTTCTATGGCTCTCAGGAGGAGATGTCATTGATGGTAATGGAGACCTGGTCTCTTTGGTCGTACAAGCCACTGGACAAAAGGTTTTGGCGCTGGATGCTGAGTGGTAGGTTGGTGAGCTTTTGAGAGAGGAATTGAAGTGAAGAAGGGCCTTGGGGATGGGTTTGCCTTACTCATAAGCGTTCCTCGCAGCCTTGTCTTCTCGGCCTTGTCTTGCGGCAGGAATTAATCTGGCACTGACAGGGATCCTCGGATAGCTGCCACCTTATTGGACGCCTCATGTACTGTACTGAGACACCACCTACCATTGTGTGGACGGAGGATAAATCCCGCAAGGTGTACGCATAGCCTTGTGAGTTATGGATGTTTAACGGGTCATAATTGACGCTTCATTGATTGCGTTTTGACTCAATATGGAGCAGCGCTATGAGATAAATACACTGTTCCCTAGCTTGACCAAATTCCATACATCTAGGAATATATGCGGACGATGGAAGTATTGACCTCTTTGTAGAGGGAAATGAGGTAATTGTAATATACATCAATTTTAATGATACGCCAGATGGGATACCGCCGAGGTTTCCTCACTAAGAAGATATAGATAGTCACAAAGTTTCTGATACTGATCACTATTTCACCTTTGGTTTGTCTCGCACGCCCTCTGCTTTATTCGACCCTCAATGGTATTGATTTTCTAGTTAAGCTTCTGTgccagagaggaagaaaaggactATAATCAGACCTGAGTCTGCCTCTCAAAGGCCTTACACGTAGCGATCAAATAAGGTACTGAATCAGTCCGTCAGTCCGTCGGTCCGTCAATCCATAAGCTATCATCGTGCCGACATGCATCTAAAGCACAACCATACCGCCGAAATAAATCGAATCGTTGGCTGCGGCGCCGAATAACGCAACGATATCCATCCTCGTGCTGTGCATCTCTAAAGTAGAACACATCGCTAGGCTGCATGGATACGAAGGCGTAATGCCCCACCGCTTGAAGTTCAGGGGGGCCTTCGGGTCCAAATGCCCATGCCAGGAAATGACGAAACGATGGCAGCTTCTTATCGCTAATATCATCCCAACAGTCGGAGTTTATCAAGTATGACTGATCGTAAAATTCTTCGCACCGTCTCAGATGGAGAACACGAATATTTGCTTTGAGACCTGGCGAGGTCAGAATAGACTTCTAAAATATGATCTATGTATTAGTCATTGCAAAAGCAGTTGAAAATATGAATAAAGTTGACGCGTACCAGGGTATCGAAATCATTGCTGGAGATGCCTAAAAACTCAAGCTTGGGACCGACGAATGGATTTTGGTCAGCACCCGTCAATTGCTCAAGAAAACCGGTTGCACCCAAATAAAGACCATGTTCCTCGGACAGGTATCCATCAATATGTAATTGCTGGCATACGAGCTTTCTCAATGTTTTCTTGTGGGTAAGCACAGATTGCCATATTGGAACTGGGCTTTCAAAACAAAGGACCGAGATGTACAACTCTTCTAGCCCCTCGAATAATTTAAGGAAAGCTGGTAGTGCAAGAACACTAACTTCTCCAGCTCGCCTCATATCAGTCTCTAGCGTCAAAGTCTTCAAGGCGATTCTGGATCCAGAGTTGAGAAAGTTGAGTAAGGCATACTCCCAGGATTTGCATAGACGCAGACTCAAGGATTGAAGTGAGGTGATGTTGAAGATAGATGAAAGCACGTGGGATATCGGAGTCAGATCCATGTAATAAAATGAGAGATATTGAAGAACGGGAAATTGAAAGGCTGTTCTCAAATCATACATGTCCAAGATCTCTTTGGCAAGCATTGATTGTATGGATTGCGTTACTTCATCACCAGCTATATCCGTGACTCCCAAATCCATTTGGGTAAGGTGGAACGCATTCGACTTAAGTGCTAGACACAGTTCACGAACATGATGTTCATAACATAGGTCAGGCCATGATATGCTTCTTAAACACGCAAACTTTGATAGCAAGATATCGCTGCCGCCAGCGGCACAAGAGCTACCTGTTCTTAGATGGATAGCTACAAGCTTGCGCTGATTCAGTATTAGATTTCCAGAGTCACCGAGAATTTCGCTGGGTAGACACGTTCCAACGTTCCAGCTGTGGTATAGCATTCTTATCTTAGCTGGTCTTGCTTTTGAAGATAAGAGATACTCTAAGCTTACCTAAATCTTTGGAGCCTATCCGCTGCACATCTTGAGAACACCTGCAGTAGCTTGGAAGACAGATAGCGTATTTCATCCctatatattctttcttccttgtGATAGTCGTGCGCGTCTTCGTCCAATTCGTTGTTCGTCCATATAAATTGTCTCAACCATGTATAGTTGTGTAAACACCCATTACCGGGCGAGGAGCGGTTTTCCTGAATCTCGATATCTCTCATGTGCACTAATAAGTCAACGGGGAAAGCAGGTGCTTGGAGTAGAGAGTCAACATGGTTCCATGTCTCGCTGATTCCAGATCTATTGGAAGTTAAAGTTACAGACTTGTACAGAAGTGGAACTGCAATAGCGTAGAGGTGCTTGGAAACGCGGCACAT
The window above is part of the Aspergillus luchuensis IFO 4308 DNA, chromosome 8, nearly complete sequence genome. Proteins encoded here:
- a CDS encoding uncharacterized protein (COG:S;~EggNog:ENOG410PSPS), coding for MTSPPESHRNFHPHGSRSEILLLPPRSEIMTSHPWTAMYLISPPLPRGVSAVQFNITSHDQGWCSDRSQGIWSWFDVSILCSERDGDVDDTSSFLSDLSDNPSSYLKPKPEDFRQVLQDQGLHFKDIPKEGNPDPDPARPGAIAKRVASNKIQRSWQQHVVFWRVEDGGEEAEFLSCLEEGDRLVVWARTQFPGWINCVKDVEIKVSVDEMALDTLPASGDGSETRQEDTVDGVL
- a CDS encoding uncharacterized protein (COG:S;~EggNog:ENOG410PQIG;~InterPro:IPR001810,IPR036047,IPR032675;~PFAM:PF00646,PF12937;~go_function: GO:0005515 - protein binding [Evidence IEA]), translating into MLDRLPPEVLLIALEYVPRHDLNNMCRVSKHLYAIAVPLLYKSVTLTSNRSGISETWNHVDSLLQAPAFPVDLLVHMRDIEIQENRSSPGNGCLHNYTWLRQFIWTNNELDEDAHDYHKEERIYRDEIRYLSSKLLQVFSRCAADRLQRFSWNVGTCLPSEILGDSGNLILNQRKLVAIHLRTGSSCAAGGSDILLSKFACLRSISWPDLCYEHHVRELCLALKSNAFHLTQMDLGVTDIAGDEVTQSIQSMLAKEILDMYDLRTAFQFPVLQYLSFYYMDLTPISHVLSSIFNITSLQSLSLRLCKSWEYALLNFLNSGSRIALKTLTLETDMRRAGEVSVLALPAFLKLFEGLEELYISVLCFESPVPIWQSVLTHKKTLRKLVCQQLHIDGYLSEEHGLYLGATGFLEQLTGADQNPFVGPKLEFLGISSNDFDTLKSILTSPGLKANIRVLHLRRCEEFYDQSYLINSDCWDDISDKKLPSFRHFLAWAFGPEGPPELQAVGHYAFVSMQPSDVFYFRDAQHEDGYRCVIRRRSQRFDLFRRTLFDRYV